A window of Ranitomeya variabilis isolate aRanVar5 chromosome 2, aRanVar5.hap1, whole genome shotgun sequence contains these coding sequences:
- the SUV39H1 gene encoding histone-lysine N-methyltransferase SUV39H1 isoform X2 gives MAENLNVVRGSSVQCLSSESHLQDLCRIEHICCTALGVNRKNICNFEVEYLCDYKRVQDEELYLVKWKGYSDTECSWEPRHHLKCFHLVKQFHRDLERELLRRATSQGNTTSKKIITSDEAERRGQIYDRQGATYLFDLDYVEDVYTVDAARYGNISHFVNHSCKPNLQVYNVFVDNQDERVPRIAFFATRTIRTGEELTFDYNMHVDPVDVESTKMDSNFGLAGLTGSPKKRIRVECKCGSTKCRKYLF, from the exons ATGGCGGAGAATTTAAACGTTGTGCGTG GAAGTTCGGTGCAATGTCTCTCCTCTGAGTCTCATCTGCAGGATCTCTGTCGGATTGAGCACATATGTTGTACAGCCCTGGGAGTGAACCGTAAAAATATCTGTAACTTTGAGGTGGAATATCTATGCGACTACAAGAGAGTTCAG GATGAGGAGCTGTACCTGGTGAAATGGAAAGGATACTCGGATACTGAGTGTTCCTGGGAACCTCGTCATCATCTCAAGTGCTTCCACCTCGTAAAGCAGTTTCACCGTGATTTGGAGAGAGAGCTCCTCCGGAGGGCAACGTCTCAAGGGAACACTACAAGTAAAAAG ATAATCACTTCAGATGAGGCCGAACGCAGGGGGCAAATCTACGACCGGCAAGGGGCTACTTACCTGTTTGACCTGGACTATGTGGAAGATGTGTACACTGTGGATGCCGCACGCTATGGGAATATCTCACACTTTGTAAACCACAGT TGTAAACCAAACCTCCAAGTCTACAATGTCTTTGTTGATAATCAGGATGAACGGGTGCCTCGCATTGCATTTTTTGCTACGCGTACAATACGTACTGGAGAGGAGCTTACTTTTGACTATAACATGCATG TGGATCCCGTTGATGTCGAAAGCACAAAGATGGATTCGAATTTTGGTTTGGCTGGCCTCACCGGATCCCCCAAAAAAAGGATCAGGGTCGAATGCAAATGCGGCTCAACAAAGTGCCGTAAATACCTCTTCTGA
- the SUV39H1 gene encoding histone-lysine N-methyltransferase SUV39H1 isoform X1, with translation MAENLNVVRGSSVQCLSSESHLQDLCRIEHICCTALGVNRKNICNFEVEYLCDYKRVQDEELYLVKWKGYSDTECSWEPRHHLKCFHLVKQFHRDLERELLRRATSQGNTTSKKVIARCPRRLDSSLSHHIVLKAKQRQRLRLWEQQLNAKRAHPGLIIVENEVDLEGPPKDFMYINQYKVGEGVTIIQSAVGCTCRDCLTDDRGCCPGGFQHKFAYNEDGQVKIKPGFPIYECNSLCRCGPSCPNRVVQKGIQYKFCIFRTEDGRGWGVRTLEKIRKNSFVMEYVGEIITSDEAERRGQIYDRQGATYLFDLDYVEDVYTVDAARYGNISHFVNHSCKPNLQVYNVFVDNQDERVPRIAFFATRTIRTGEELTFDYNMHVDPVDVESTKMDSNFGLAGLTGSPKKRIRVECKCGSTKCRKYLF, from the exons ATGGCGGAGAATTTAAACGTTGTGCGTG GAAGTTCGGTGCAATGTCTCTCCTCTGAGTCTCATCTGCAGGATCTCTGTCGGATTGAGCACATATGTTGTACAGCCCTGGGAGTGAACCGTAAAAATATCTGTAACTTTGAGGTGGAATATCTATGCGACTACAAGAGAGTTCAG GATGAGGAGCTGTACCTGGTGAAATGGAAAGGATACTCGGATACTGAGTGTTCCTGGGAACCTCGTCATCATCTCAAGTGCTTCCACCTCGTAAAGCAGTTTCACCGTGATTTGGAGAGAGAGCTCCTCCGGAGGGCAACGTCTCAAGGGAACACTACAAGTAAAAAGGTTATTGCACGGTGCCCACGTAGGCTTGATTCAAGTCTTTCTCACCATATAGTTTTAAAGGCCAAACAGAGACAAAGGCTTCGATTGTGGGAGCAACAACTCAATGCTAAACGTGCCCACCCGGGCCTTATAATAGTAGAGAATGAAGTGGATCTGGAGGGGCCCCCTAAAGACTTCATGTACATTAATCAATATAAGGTGGGCGAAGGTGTCACCATTATACAGTCTGCTGTAGGATGCACGTGCCGGGACTGTCTTACAGATGATCGCGGTTGCTGTCCGGGAGGATTTCAGCACAAATTTGCTTACAATGAAGATGGACAGGTCAAAATCAAACCTGGCTTTCCAATTTACGAATGTAACTCTCTCTGCCGATGTGGCCCCTCCTGTCCGAACCGAGTGGTTCAAAAAGGAATTCAGTACAAGTTCTGCATCTTCAGGACAGAAGATGGCAGGGGCTGGGGGGTTCGAACCCTGGAGAAGATTCGCAAAAACAGCTTTGTTATGGAGTATGTTGGTGAG ATAATCACTTCAGATGAGGCCGAACGCAGGGGGCAAATCTACGACCGGCAAGGGGCTACTTACCTGTTTGACCTGGACTATGTGGAAGATGTGTACACTGTGGATGCCGCACGCTATGGGAATATCTCACACTTTGTAAACCACAGT TGTAAACCAAACCTCCAAGTCTACAATGTCTTTGTTGATAATCAGGATGAACGGGTGCCTCGCATTGCATTTTTTGCTACGCGTACAATACGTACTGGAGAGGAGCTTACTTTTGACTATAACATGCATG TGGATCCCGTTGATGTCGAAAGCACAAAGATGGATTCGAATTTTGGTTTGGCTGGCCTCACCGGATCCCCCAAAAAAAGGATCAGGGTCGAATGCAAATGCGGCTCAACAAAGTGCCGTAAATACCTCTTCTGA